From Frankiaceae bacterium, one genomic window encodes:
- the ricT gene encoding regulatory iron-sulfur-containing complex subunit RicT — MVCAVSFERYGRLYYLDPGEHAPRVGDLVLVPTDDGPEVAECVWAPQYVTEDIGGLPTLQGIASNDDLQRDERNRRKRAEARLAAKRLIKEHGLPMKVVAVDYVPGRNRHTIYFSADGRIDFRALVRDLAKTLGGRVELRQIGARDSARVQGGIGPCGRDLCCATFLQDFEPVSIRMAKDQDLPVNPLKISGACGRLMCCLKYEHPLYQEFKATAPKVGEPVESPEGPGVVVGHNVPTDSVVVRLNDAGRRCACSVASVCGSRQEYDSGRAAGLRATPEDA, encoded by the coding sequence ATGGTCTGCGCCGTGTCGTTCGAACGCTACGGGCGCCTCTACTACCTCGATCCCGGCGAGCACGCGCCGCGGGTCGGCGACCTCGTGCTCGTCCCCACCGACGACGGCCCCGAGGTCGCGGAGTGCGTGTGGGCGCCGCAGTACGTCACCGAGGACATCGGCGGCCTCCCGACGCTGCAGGGCATCGCGAGCAACGACGACCTCCAGCGCGACGAGCGCAACCGCCGCAAGCGCGCCGAGGCCCGCCTCGCCGCGAAGCGGCTCATCAAGGAGCACGGCCTCCCGATGAAGGTCGTCGCGGTCGACTACGTCCCGGGCCGCAACCGGCACACGATCTACTTCTCCGCCGACGGCCGCATCGACTTCCGCGCGCTCGTCCGCGACCTCGCCAAGACGCTCGGCGGCCGGGTCGAGCTGCGCCAGATCGGCGCGCGTGACAGTGCGCGCGTCCAGGGCGGCATCGGGCCGTGCGGGCGCGACCTGTGCTGCGCGACGTTCCTCCAGGACTTCGAGCCGGTCTCGATCCGGATGGCGAAGGACCAGGACCTGCCGGTCAACCCGCTCAAGATCAGCGGCGCCTGCGGCCGCCTGATGTGCTGCCTGAAGTACGAGCACCCGCTGTACCAGGAGTTCAAGGCGACGGCCCCCAAGGTCGGCGAGCCCGTCGAGTCGCCGGAGGGGCCCGGCGTGGTCGTCGGCCACAACGTCCCCACCGACAGCGTCGTCGTACGCCTCAACGACGCCGGGCGGCGCTGCGCCTGCTCCGTCGCGTCGGTGTGCGGGTCGCGTCAGGAGTACGACTCCGGCCGCGCGGCCGGCCTGCGAGCCACCCCGGAGGACGCGTGA
- the tmk gene encoding dTMP kinase: MTELAAAQLPAPEELRNVLAYTSFRRLWMALSLSSLGDWLGLLATTALANELAGGGPAGRKASFAIGGVLIFRLLPAVVLGPFAGAFADRFDRRKTMVVCDLLRFAVFASIPLVRNVPYLLLASFVVEAISLFWIPAKEASVPNLLPPAKLEAANQISLITTYGTAPLAAAVFAGLAVLSNALGAGVAFFKTNPVDLALYFDASTFLFSALTVYRLKEIKGARKNRPDEEVPARGVFGDIADGWKFVASSPLIRGLVVGILGAFAAGGTAIALGLQFVGVLGGGDAAYGMLFGAIFTGLAVGMAAGPRLLGNVTRTRLFGLAIIAAGASLSVMALLPNLILALFATVAVGACAGIAWIVGYTLLGLEVEDDKRGRTFATVQSLVRVDLLLVLALAPVTAGLIGDHQIGLFRVHIRSDGVTITLFLAGLIAVAVGVLSYRQMDDGEIPLWRELARSMPWAHQARLHGVLIAFEGGEGAGKSTQAALLAEWLRERRDDVVVTFEPGATKAGAAIRKVLLSPAHGELTPRAEAMLYAADRADHVETVIRPALARGAVVVTDRYVDSSLAYQGGGRALPMAEVRRLSQWATCGIRPDLTVLLDLDPRIGLERAGGKPDRMEAESLAFHERVRTAFRELAHHGRSRYVVIDASRSPEDIAADVRAQVERRLGSALDAPVPQREPVTT, from the coding sequence TTGACCGAGCTGGCCGCCGCGCAGCTGCCCGCTCCCGAGGAGCTGCGCAACGTCCTGGCGTACACCAGCTTCCGCAGGCTCTGGATGGCGCTGAGCCTGTCCAGCCTCGGCGACTGGCTCGGCCTGCTCGCGACGACGGCCCTGGCGAACGAGCTGGCCGGCGGCGGGCCCGCCGGACGCAAGGCGAGCTTCGCGATCGGCGGCGTCCTGATCTTCCGGCTGCTGCCGGCGGTGGTGCTGGGGCCGTTCGCCGGGGCGTTCGCCGACCGGTTCGACCGGCGGAAGACGATGGTCGTCTGCGACCTCCTGCGGTTCGCGGTCTTCGCCTCGATCCCGCTGGTGCGCAACGTCCCGTACCTGCTGCTCGCGTCGTTCGTCGTCGAGGCGATCAGCCTGTTCTGGATCCCGGCGAAGGAGGCGTCGGTACCCAACCTGCTGCCGCCCGCCAAGCTCGAGGCGGCCAACCAGATCAGCCTCATCACGACGTACGGCACCGCGCCGCTCGCCGCCGCGGTGTTCGCCGGACTCGCCGTGCTGTCCAACGCGCTCGGCGCGGGCGTGGCGTTCTTCAAGACCAACCCCGTCGACCTCGCGCTGTACTTCGACGCCTCGACGTTCCTGTTCTCCGCGCTGACGGTCTACCGGCTCAAGGAGATCAAGGGCGCGCGCAAGAACCGCCCCGACGAGGAGGTGCCGGCGCGCGGCGTGTTCGGCGACATCGCCGACGGGTGGAAGTTCGTCGCGTCCTCGCCGCTGATCCGCGGCCTCGTCGTCGGCATCCTCGGCGCGTTCGCCGCGGGGGGCACGGCGATCGCGCTCGGCCTGCAGTTCGTCGGCGTGCTGGGCGGCGGCGACGCGGCGTACGGCATGCTCTTCGGCGCGATCTTCACCGGTCTCGCGGTCGGCATGGCAGCCGGGCCTCGGCTGCTCGGCAACGTCACCCGCACCCGCCTCTTCGGCCTCGCGATCATCGCGGCGGGGGCGTCCCTGTCGGTGATGGCGCTGCTGCCCAACCTGATCCTCGCGCTGTTCGCGACGGTCGCCGTGGGCGCGTGCGCTGGCATCGCGTGGATCGTCGGGTACACGCTGCTCGGCCTCGAGGTCGAGGACGACAAGCGCGGCCGTACGTTCGCCACGGTCCAGTCGCTCGTCCGCGTCGACCTGCTGCTCGTGCTCGCCCTGGCGCCGGTCACCGCGGGCCTCATCGGCGACCATCAGATCGGGCTGTTCCGGGTCCACATCCGCTCCGACGGCGTCACGATCACGCTCTTCCTCGCCGGGCTCATCGCGGTGGCGGTCGGCGTGCTGTCGTACCGGCAGATGGACGACGGCGAGATCCCGCTCTGGCGCGAGCTGGCGCGGTCGATGCCGTGGGCGCACCAGGCGCGGCTGCACGGCGTCCTCATCGCGTTCGAGGGCGGCGAGGGCGCGGGCAAGTCGACGCAGGCCGCGCTGCTCGCCGAGTGGCTGCGGGAGCGGCGCGACGACGTGGTGGTGACGTTCGAGCCCGGGGCGACGAAGGCCGGCGCCGCGATCCGCAAGGTGCTGCTCTCGCCCGCGCACGGCGAGCTGACGCCGCGGGCCGAGGCGATGCTGTACGCCGCCGACCGCGCCGACCACGTGGAGACCGTCATCCGCCCGGCACTGGCGCGCGGCGCCGTCGTCGTCACCGACCGCTACGTCGACTCCTCCCTCGCCTACCAGGGCGGTGGCCGCGCGCTGCCGATGGCGGAGGTCCGCAGGCTGTCGCAGTGGGCGACATGCGGCATCCGCCCCGACCTCACCGTGCTGCTCGACCTCGACCCGCGGATCGGCCTCGAACGCGCCGGCGGCAAGCCCGACCGCATGGAGGCCGAGTCGCTGGCGTTCCACGAACGCGTCCGTACGGCGTTCCGCGAGCTCGCCCACCACGGCCGTTCCCGCTACGTCGTCATCGACGCGTCGCGCTCGCCGGAGGACATCGCGGCGGACGTCCGCGCGCAGGTCGAGCGCCGTCTCGGCTCCGCGCTCGACGCGCCCGTCCCGCAACGCGAGCCGGTGACGACGTGA
- a CDS encoding alpha/beta hydrolase: protein MNARLLTAALAAVLAASACNDGGTPNADPTPGETTASASATTTKPTVKPTAIPSFPQPASPQVVAAVKKYGERKLSWRGCGDGFECATMPVPLDYEDAGSDTIDVSVIRLKARKQSRRIGSLVLNPGGPGGSGVEFARQARQLLPGEILDRFDTVSFDPRGVGESAPVDCLDDAGLDRILAADPSPDDAAERKRLLDLSRDQAQSCQRKSGRLLKHLGTVDTAKDMDVLRTALGDDKLTYVGFSYGTVLGARYAQQFPGNIRALVLDGAVDPMLTSREVAVAQAVGFERALNAFFKDCAAQRCPFSTHGDIGKTYDALVASIDRSPLNASGGRKLGPSEALFGVAAALYSREYGWPVLRQALEAAYSAKDGTMLMALFDNLVERDERGHFSNSVEAQAAISCVDGVYSKDPKQYDADAKEFARQAPRFGPALAYGPVVCAYWPVPPVTRPGVVRVEGAPPIVVVGTTGDPATPYDWSESLADQLPGVLVTYEGDGHTAYGYGRSQCIDDVVDAYLISLTVPKTGTRCT from the coding sequence GTGAACGCCCGCCTGCTGACCGCCGCCCTGGCCGCCGTGCTGGCGGCCTCCGCCTGCAACGACGGCGGCACGCCGAACGCCGACCCGACGCCCGGCGAGACGACGGCGAGCGCGAGCGCTACCACCACGAAGCCCACGGTCAAGCCGACCGCGATCCCGTCGTTCCCGCAGCCGGCCTCGCCGCAGGTCGTCGCCGCGGTGAAGAAGTACGGCGAGCGGAAGCTGTCGTGGCGCGGCTGCGGCGACGGCTTCGAGTGCGCCACGATGCCCGTCCCCCTCGACTACGAGGACGCCGGCAGCGACACGATCGACGTCTCCGTCATCAGGCTCAAGGCGCGCAAGCAGTCGCGGCGCATCGGCTCGCTCGTCCTCAACCCCGGCGGCCCCGGCGGCTCGGGCGTGGAGTTCGCGCGGCAGGCCCGCCAGCTGCTGCCCGGCGAGATCCTCGACAGGTTCGACACGGTGTCGTTCGACCCGCGCGGGGTGGGGGAGTCGGCGCCGGTCGACTGCCTCGACGACGCCGGGCTCGACCGGATCCTCGCCGCCGACCCGTCGCCCGACGACGCCGCCGAGCGGAAGCGGCTGCTCGACCTGAGCCGCGACCAGGCGCAGAGCTGCCAGCGCAAGAGCGGCAGGCTGCTGAAGCACCTCGGCACCGTGGACACGGCCAAGGACATGGACGTGCTGCGTACGGCGCTCGGCGACGACAAGCTGACCTACGTCGGCTTCTCCTACGGCACCGTCCTCGGCGCCCGCTACGCGCAGCAGTTCCCCGGCAACATCCGCGCCCTCGTTCTCGACGGCGCCGTCGACCCGATGCTGACCAGCCGCGAGGTCGCCGTCGCCCAGGCGGTCGGCTTCGAGCGGGCGCTCAACGCGTTCTTCAAGGACTGCGCCGCGCAGCGCTGCCCGTTCTCCACGCACGGCGACATCGGGAAGACGTACGACGCCCTCGTGGCGAGCATCGACCGCTCGCCGCTGAACGCGTCCGGCGGGCGCAAGCTGGGGCCGAGCGAGGCGCTGTTCGGGGTCGCGGCGGCGCTGTACTCCCGCGAGTACGGCTGGCCGGTGCTGCGGCAGGCGCTCGAGGCGGCGTACTCCGCCAAGGACGGCACGATGCTCATGGCGCTGTTCGACAACCTCGTCGAGCGCGACGAGCGCGGTCACTTCTCCAACTCGGTCGAGGCGCAGGCCGCGATCTCGTGCGTGGACGGCGTCTACTCGAAGGACCCGAAGCAGTACGACGCCGACGCCAAGGAGTTCGCCCGCCAGGCCCCGCGCTTCGGGCCGGCGCTGGCGTACGGGCCGGTCGTCTGCGCGTACTGGCCGGTGCCGCCGGTCACGCGGCCGGGCGTCGTCAGGGTCGAGGGCGCCCCCCCGATCGTCGTCGTCGGCACGACGGGAGACCCCGCGACGCCGTACGACTGGAGCGAGTCCCTCGCCGACCAGCTGCCCGGCGTGCTCGTGACGTACGAGGGCGATGGGCACACGGCGTACGGCTACGGTCGCAGCCAGTGCATCGACGACGTGGTGGACGCCTACCTGATCTCGCTCACGGTGCCAAAGACGGGCACGCGCTGTACGTGA
- the topA gene encoding type I DNA topoisomerase, whose amino-acid sequence MPAKRPLVIVESPAKAKTIAGFLGNDFVVESSIGHIRDLPRNAADVPAAYKGTPWARLGVDVENDFKPLYVVSAEKRDQVRKLKALLKDASELYLATDEDREGESIAWHLREVLSPPDGMPVRRMVFHEITRGAIERAVEECRDIDQHLVDAQEVRRILDRLYGYEVSPVLWKKVMPKLSAGRVQSVACRIIVERERARMRFNTAGYWDLEGTFDKDGQAFTATLVALDGKRLATGKDFDENGALTKDVVVMDEPAARALVERATGRSYDVRSVEEKPFRRSPYAPFMTSTLQQEAGRKLRFSSQRTMQVAQRLYENGYITYMRTDSTNLSETALTAARDQARELYGAAYVPDKPRVYVKKVKNAQEAHEAIRPAGDTFRTPDDVARELSGDELRLYDLVWKRTVASQMADATGLSLQVRLGTRTDSEDVEFAASGKAITFPGFMRAYVEGADDPEAELEDREVRLPALAQGEKVATAGIEAKGHTTQPPARYTEASLVKALEELGVGRPSTYASIIGTIQDRGYVWKKGTALVPSFTAFAVVGLLEQHFGRLVDYRFTAAMEDDLDEIATGSEDPVAWLRHFYEGNGEPGLHRLVSEHLGDIDAREVNSIPIGKDAGGVEVVVRVGRYGPYLQRGEDRASVPEDLPPDELTVEKAEELLSAPSGDRVLGVEPGSGFEVVAKAGRYGPYVTTVPAEGSKEAARTASLFKDMDLDTIDLDTALRLLTLPRTLGNDPADGEEIVANNGRYGPYVKKGSDFRNITSEEQLFTITLDEAVAIFAQPKQRRGQREAAPPLKQLGNDPVSGKPMVVKEGRFGPYVTDGETNASLRKDDDIETLTDERAAELLSDRRARGPAPKKRTARKAPAKKAPAKKAAAKKKA is encoded by the coding sequence GTGCCCGCGAAGCGTCCGTTGGTCATCGTCGAGTCGCCCGCGAAGGCGAAGACGATCGCCGGCTTCCTCGGCAACGACTTCGTCGTCGAGTCGTCGATCGGCCACATCCGCGACCTGCCGCGCAACGCCGCCGACGTCCCCGCCGCCTACAAGGGCACGCCGTGGGCGCGCCTCGGCGTCGACGTCGAGAACGACTTCAAGCCGCTCTACGTCGTCTCCGCCGAGAAGCGCGACCAGGTCCGCAAGCTCAAGGCGCTCCTCAAGGACGCCTCCGAGCTCTACCTCGCGACGGACGAGGACCGCGAGGGCGAGTCCATCGCGTGGCACCTGCGTGAGGTGCTGTCGCCGCCCGACGGCATGCCCGTACGCCGCATGGTCTTCCACGAGATCACCCGCGGCGCGATCGAGCGCGCGGTCGAGGAGTGCCGCGACATCGACCAGCACCTGGTCGACGCGCAGGAGGTACGCCGCATCCTCGACCGCCTCTACGGCTACGAGGTGTCGCCGGTCCTCTGGAAGAAGGTCATGCCGAAGCTCTCGGCGGGCCGCGTCCAGTCGGTCGCCTGCCGGATCATCGTGGAGCGCGAACGCGCCCGCATGCGCTTCAACACGGCCGGCTACTGGGACCTCGAGGGGACGTTCGACAAGGACGGCCAGGCGTTCACCGCGACGCTCGTCGCGCTCGACGGCAAGCGGCTCGCGACGGGCAAGGACTTCGACGAGAACGGCGCCCTGACGAAGGACGTCGTCGTCATGGACGAGCCCGCCGCCCGCGCGCTGGTCGAGCGCGCCACGGGCAGGTCCTATGACGTACGCAGCGTCGAGGAGAAGCCGTTCCGCCGCTCGCCGTACGCGCCGTTCATGACGTCGACGCTGCAGCAGGAGGCGGGCCGCAAGCTCCGCTTCTCGAGCCAGCGCACGATGCAGGTCGCGCAGCGCCTGTACGAGAACGGCTACATCACCTACATGCGCACCGACTCGACGAACCTGTCGGAGACGGCGCTGACGGCGGCGCGCGACCAGGCGCGGGAGCTCTACGGCGCGGCGTACGTTCCCGACAAGCCGCGCGTCTACGTCAAGAAGGTCAAGAACGCGCAGGAGGCGCACGAGGCGATCCGCCCCGCGGGCGACACGTTCCGCACGCCGGACGACGTCGCGCGCGAGCTGTCCGGAGACGAGCTGCGGCTGTACGACCTCGTGTGGAAGCGCACGGTCGCCTCGCAGATGGCCGACGCGACCGGGCTCTCCCTCCAGGTACGCCTCGGCACGCGCACGGACAGCGAGGACGTCGAGTTCGCGGCGTCCGGCAAGGCGATCACGTTCCCCGGCTTCATGCGGGCGTACGTCGAGGGCGCCGACGACCCCGAGGCCGAGCTGGAGGACCGCGAGGTACGCCTGCCCGCGCTGGCCCAGGGCGAGAAAGTCGCCACCGCCGGCATCGAGGCCAAGGGCCACACGACGCAGCCGCCCGCGCGCTACACCGAGGCGAGCCTCGTCAAGGCGCTGGAGGAGCTGGGCGTCGGGAGGCCTAGCACGTACGCCTCGATCATCGGCACGATCCAGGACCGCGGGTACGTCTGGAAGAAGGGCACCGCGCTGGTGCCGTCGTTCACGGCGTTCGCCGTCGTGGGCCTGCTGGAGCAGCACTTCGGGCGGCTCGTCGACTACCGCTTCACCGCGGCGATGGAGGACGACCTCGACGAGATCGCGACCGGCTCCGAGGACCCGGTCGCGTGGCTGCGGCACTTCTACGAGGGCAACGGCGAGCCCGGCCTGCACCGCCTCGTCTCCGAGCACCTCGGCGACATCGACGCGCGCGAGGTCAACTCCATCCCGATCGGCAAGGACGCCGGCGGCGTCGAGGTCGTCGTGCGCGTCGGCAGGTACGGCCCGTACCTCCAGCGCGGCGAGGACCGCGCGTCGGTGCCCGAGGACCTGCCGCCCGACGAGCTCACGGTCGAGAAGGCCGAGGAGCTGCTGTCCGCGCCGTCGGGCGACCGGGTGCTCGGCGTCGAGCCGGGGTCGGGCTTCGAGGTCGTCGCGAAGGCGGGCCGCTACGGCCCGTACGTCACGACCGTGCCCGCCGAGGGGTCCAAGGAGGCGGCGAGGACCGCGAGCCTGTTCAAGGACATGGACCTCGACACGATCGACCTCGACACCGCGCTGCGGCTGCTGACGCTGCCGCGCACCCTCGGCAACGACCCCGCCGACGGCGAGGAGATCGTCGCCAACAACGGCCGCTACGGCCCGTACGTCAAGAAGGGCTCCGACTTCCGCAACATCACCTCGGAGGAGCAGCTCTTCACGATCACGCTCGACGAGGCGGTGGCGATCTTCGCCCAGCCGAAGCAGCGCCGCGGCCAGCGCGAGGCCGCGCCGCCGCTGAAGCAGCTCGGCAACGACCCCGTCTCCGGCAAGCCGATGGTCGTGAAGGAGGGACGTTTCGGCCCCTACGTCACCGACGGCGAGACCAACGCGTCGCTCCGCAAGGACGACGACATCGAGACGCTCACCGACGAACGCGCCGCCGAGCTGCTCTCCGACCGCCGCGCCCGCGGCCCCGCGCCGAAGAAGCGCACCGCCCGCAAGGCGCCCGCCAAGAAGGCCCCCGCCAAGAAGGCCGCCGCGAAGAAGAAGGCGTAG
- a CDS encoding DNA polymerase III subunit delta' produces the protein MSVFERLTGQRDVVASLTAAVAGDGMTHAWLFTGPPGSGRSVAARAFAAALLCDDGGCDACPSCRQVDVRTHPNLVVVEPAGLSISVDEARRVVRAASMSATGGRTHVIVVEDADRLTEAAANAWLKAIEEPAEGTVFLLCAPSPEDLPPTIRSRCRLVTLRLPTADDVATVLERAGSEPATARWAAAASQGHVGRARALATDAAARAQREEALKLPGRLATVGECIAAAADLVEAADDEAGRRTKAVAAAETESFVETVGKGRGTAGLYSDLAKKQRSRETRARRDSLDRALVDLVAWYRDVLTVQLGAGAPLVHADQSDTIRLAATDTAPEATMRRIEAVLACREAIAANVTPLLAVEQLTLALRAG, from the coding sequence ATGAGCGTGTTCGAACGGCTCACCGGCCAGCGCGACGTCGTCGCGTCGCTGACGGCCGCCGTGGCCGGTGACGGGATGACGCACGCGTGGCTGTTCACAGGGCCGCCGGGGTCTGGCAGGTCGGTCGCCGCGCGGGCGTTCGCGGCGGCACTGCTCTGCGACGACGGCGGCTGCGACGCCTGCCCCTCGTGCCGCCAGGTGGACGTCCGTACGCACCCCAACCTCGTCGTCGTCGAGCCCGCCGGGCTGTCGATCTCGGTCGACGAGGCGCGCCGCGTCGTGCGCGCGGCGTCGATGTCGGCGACGGGAGGGCGTACCCACGTCATCGTCGTGGAGGACGCCGACCGGCTCACCGAGGCCGCCGCCAACGCCTGGCTGAAGGCGATCGAGGAGCCGGCCGAGGGGACGGTGTTCCTGCTCTGCGCGCCGAGCCCGGAGGACCTGCCGCCGACGATCCGTTCGCGCTGCCGGCTCGTGACGCTGCGGCTGCCGACCGCCGACGACGTCGCCACCGTGCTCGAACGCGCCGGCAGCGAGCCCGCCACCGCCCGCTGGGCCGCGGCCGCGTCACAGGGCCACGTGGGCCGCGCGCGGGCGCTGGCGACCGACGCGGCGGCGCGGGCCCAGCGCGAGGAGGCACTCAAGCTGCCGGGACGGCTGGCGACCGTGGGGGAGTGCATCGCCGCCGCCGCCGACCTCGTGGAGGCCGCGGACGACGAGGCTGGGCGGCGTACGAAGGCGGTCGCGGCGGCGGAGACGGAGTCGTTCGTCGAGACCGTGGGCAAGGGGCGCGGGACCGCGGGTCTCTACAGCGACCTCGCGAAGAAGCAGCGCTCACGTGAGACCCGCGCCCGCCGCGACTCGCTGGACCGCGCGCTGGTGGACCTCGTCGCGTGGTACCGCGACGTGCTCACCGTGCAGCTCGGCGCGGGCGCGCCGCTCGTCCACGCGGACCAGTCCGACACGATCCGGCTCGCGGCGACGGACACGGCGCCCGAGGCGACGATGCGGCGGATCGAGGCGGTGCTCGCCTGCCGCGAGGCCATCGCGGCGAACGTCACGCCGTTGCTCGCCGTCGAGCAGCTCACGTTGGCGCTGCGCGCGGGGTAG
- a CDS encoding sigma-70 family RNA polymerase sigma factor produces MLASRGVDPSLNDDIVQEVAVRALDKRVPFTDPDDLYRWAATTARNLHVDHVRGACRITCDEELVLVADATDVAHTAERRVALGHVFRAMAVMRPGERDAILDSLEDREARTSQLLVRRHRARATLRKAVGGVLTAAMVARLRLREVAPALRTASAAAAIAPVLAIGTNGLFVEPAPGAPARVPAAAAPAARAVVRALAARPAAPVVRAEARTARTSTASTRPVRVAEAAPRPTDEEPPVSSSNQVGPVIRETRPNPSGKRSLCVQEDRDVNLWCAPTVREIEPAPDPRP; encoded by the coding sequence ATGCTCGCGAGCCGCGGCGTCGACCCCTCGCTGAACGACGACATCGTCCAGGAGGTCGCGGTCCGCGCACTCGACAAGCGGGTGCCGTTCACCGATCCGGACGACCTCTACCGCTGGGCGGCCACGACCGCGCGCAACCTGCACGTCGACCACGTCCGGGGCGCCTGCCGGATCACGTGCGACGAGGAGCTCGTGCTCGTTGCCGACGCCACCGACGTCGCGCACACCGCCGAACGCCGCGTCGCGCTCGGCCACGTGTTCCGCGCGATGGCCGTCATGCGGCCCGGCGAGCGCGACGCGATCCTCGACTCGCTCGAGGACCGCGAGGCGCGGACGTCGCAGCTGCTCGTACGCCGCCACCGCGCCCGCGCCACGCTGCGCAAGGCCGTCGGCGGCGTGCTCACCGCCGCCATGGTCGCCAGGCTGCGGCTGCGGGAGGTCGCGCCGGCGCTGCGTACGGCGTCCGCCGCGGCCGCCATCGCGCCGGTCCTCGCGATCGGCACCAACGGCCTCTTCGTGGAGCCGGCGCCCGGCGCCCCCGCCCGGGTGCCGGCCGCGGCGGCGCCGGCGGCGCGCGCCGTCGTACGAGCACTCGCCGCCAGGCCCGCGGCGCCTGTCGTACGGGCCGAGGCGCGCACGGCTCGTACGTCCACGGCATCGACGCGTCCGGTCCGCGTCGCTGAAGCCGCCCCGCGGCCCACCGACGAGGAGCCGCCGGTGAGCTCGAGCAACCAGGTCGGCCCGGTCATCCGCGAGACCCGGCCCAACCCGTCCGGCAAGCGGAGCCTCTGCGTGCAGGAGGACCGCGACGTCAACCTCTGGTGCGCGCCGACGGTCCGCGAGATCGAGCCCGCGCCGGACCCGCGCCCGTAG
- a CDS encoding NYN domain-containing protein: MQDNGGMTSANAVRVMVYVDGFNLYNGLEELRGHRYLWLDLQAVAETVVRPGQVLVGVRYFTARVRSDPPAEQRQAAYLTALGTRPLVEVVEGRFQQKRRTCRTCGARWTTYEEKETDVSIAVALVEDGANDAFDVALVLSADSDLCPGVRALKRLCPEKRVVAVFPPKRRSDDLRSAADATFTLGEANVRRSLLPRTVQAGRITLTRPAKWS, encoded by the coding sequence ATGCAAGACAACGGGGGCATGACCAGCGCGAACGCTGTGCGCGTCATGGTCTACGTCGACGGGTTCAACCTCTACAACGGCCTCGAGGAGCTGCGCGGCCATCGCTACCTGTGGCTCGACCTCCAGGCGGTGGCCGAGACGGTCGTCAGGCCCGGCCAGGTGCTCGTCGGCGTCCGCTACTTCACCGCACGCGTCCGCAGCGACCCACCCGCCGAGCAGCGGCAGGCGGCATACCTGACCGCTCTCGGCACCCGTCCGCTGGTCGAGGTCGTCGAGGGGCGCTTCCAGCAGAAGCGGCGGACCTGCCGCACGTGCGGGGCGCGCTGGACGACGTACGAGGAGAAGGAGACCGACGTCAGCATCGCGGTCGCGCTGGTGGAGGACGGCGCCAACGACGCGTTCGACGTCGCGCTCGTCCTGTCCGCGGACAGCGACCTGTGCCCCGGCGTCCGGGCGCTGAAGCGGCTGTGTCCGGAGAAGCGGGTCGTCGCGGTGTTCCCTCCGAAGCGCCGTTCGGACGACCTGCGATCGGCTGCCGACGCGACGTTCACGCTGGGCGAGGCGAACGTCCGCAGGTCGCTCCTGCCGCGGACGGTCCAGGCCGGGCGGATCACGCTGACTCGCCCGGCGAAGTGGTCGTGA